The following nucleotide sequence is from Salvia splendens isolate huo1 chromosome 2, SspV2, whole genome shotgun sequence.
TGCCAGTTATCTAGCGTCATATATTACAAACCATTGACATCTCAAGAAATCAATGTAGGATTGTGAAAGGGAGGCCTAATGCTTCTGCTACTACATACATTGCGCAGAAATTATCAtgcaaacaaacaaaacaaagtcAAAACGCGAACTCTACCTATGTCCGATCATGAACCTCACAACGATCTCCTTCTCTTGCTCCAATTTGCGATGCTTCTCGCCTGATCAACCCATACCACACAAATGATCAACCACATAAATACAAAGAGCAAAAGTCTACTAAAAAACTGCAATAAACCTTGAGGCATCCAAGTCTCTCTGACAGAATCACACCTCTTTCGACTACTAAAGGCTGTGTTTATACCAATCACCACAAAGGCCTTCTTCCTCCATTCGGTAGCTCCCCTCACCTCACCTCTCCTTGATTCAGACAATTCCATCTGTAGCATTGAAATCGACTTGTCCAATGACCTAAATTGAATCCCCAATTATATTTCATAACTCAATTAATCTCAATTCTCACAGCATAGCATTTCATGAAGCacaatatacaaaaaaaatgaaaaaatggaatAGATTTGAAGGAATTTTGAGACTCACAAAACTGCTTCATGGGTTTTGTACACCTCATTCATGACATTCATGCCCTGATATCCTCCTTTCTATTGAAACAAGAATCAGATGCTAAAAATTGAGAATTTTAAGCGTCAATTGGTAAAGATTGGACCTTTTTTCTAGTATTGCAGTCCTCGGACACGATCTGCAGCTCTTGGTCTCTTCTTTTCTGAGTTATTAACTGGTTGTTGGAATCCAGCGGAACCCAGAATCTAGATTGATTTTTGCAGTGGGGTTAGAATCCAACAAAGTCGAGAATTCAAGAAAGCTGGAATATTTGCAATAAATGAACATACTTGTTTGTGAAGCTGATTCcgaggaggaagaaggaaaTGGAGAAGATGGGAGGGAATCTTTACACTGGTTTTGCTTTTCGTCATGGCTCTGCAATTCTGTGTTTTTGTTTACTGCGTTTGCGAGTCTGAGAAAATGGGGTGAGACATATTTTTGCTGAATCATGTATGTGTATATATGTTACTATATTGTGTGTGTGAGGgaaagagagaaggagagagggcGGTGATGGAGCTCGAAAATGGAGAATGTCGATGGAATCTTGGAGTGCACTGTGTCAGTGTCagcgaattttttattttaaattaataaatttaaaatttaattatcatgTTTTAAGAATTTTGAATTTGGCACAAAACGAGCCtttttccatttatttatttatttaaaataaaatcaggAGCTATGTTGTAAATGTAATTACAATTGTTTATACCTATATATTAATGAACTGTTTGATTTACAAAACTATGGAGTATATTGTAAAAACTTGTTTGATTCATGAAAGTGAATTTCACAATTTAATCTTAAATGAATAATTATGTgtaattagttatattcattatttttaataaaataatcttataaTTTAATCTTAAATAAATTATCTCATAATAATTAATCATGACAATCGAACGGCACAATTACTAATCTACAGACAAAAAACTACAAAACAAAACGAATAAAAGTGATATAACAACATTTGAAAAGATAGTTAAGATATGTAGTATTTTATAACAATATTTTGATTTCAAACCTTGCACTGTTGGGGAACTGATGGGATTTATCTAAGTAGTTCTGTACAACTACTTTCTGTGAGTAAGATTATATGAATGTTATTAATTGCAGATTTGAAGAGGTTAAATCAATGTATTCGTTCAATTAAATGAGTTAGGTATTTAATTAGTGAAATCAAAATACAtgggatattaaaagaaaaaaaaatatcaacaaattacTACATATTTGCGTCAAACAAAACATTTTTGATAAAGTGAAACTTGAGGgattatcaaattttaaaaattactaccatttctggaaaaataaaaataaatatatctgACTAATCGACTCAAATTATATTGATGTGCTTAAAACTCAATAATAACAAATTTGGAGGCTTGAAGGTAGAAGCTTTGTTATGGAAATTTAGAGGAGTATAATTTGACATTGCTATTGGAAGCTTTTATTATGTTCAAGTTTTTATAGAAAAGGGTTTTTGCTACATGGTCTACATACATAAAATTGAATAGGGTACTATAAAAATTCCAACAAATACAGATTTTTTCTAAATAATACGTactctatatatttatattgaaaTAAACCATTGTAACACAATCAGCAAAATACTGCATTTAATTGCACCTCATAAATTTTGTTCGAAGATAAGTGATGTAATCTTTCTGTAATAAGATGCACAAATTATAGATCAGTTTTTGTAATTGAAGAATTTAAAAAGGTTCTCCAATAAAACAAGACAACAATTGCTCTAACATTTATTAAATTTGTTGGTATCTACTCGGATAATGAAATAGTGACAAATTAGGGCAGTCATTACAtgttatttgaaattttataaaCTTTACAACCTTAAAGCCGTTTCTTGTATTCACCCAACTATAAATTATTTGTACCTATTATAGAGTACTTGATTAATAATTATTTGTGACACCTTTATAGAGATTCCAAACATTACACTCCTATATATGAGATGTTGGGCTTCTATTCTATTTCTAAATTTAGCTGGATTTATTGGTACAAATATTGGACTCCAAAAATAAAAGCCTCACTATATCAGTAACTCCATGATACTCCTCATTTTTTAGGAGTAAAGGTCTAACTAAAGCTAATTAAATCGGCCCAATTCAATTTATatggaaaaaaatattacttGAGTTTTGACGAGAATATGGcatcaaaattcataaaattgtttttctccatgtaactttaaattaattacgaaatccaaaaaataaaataaaataaaattagaccTAATAATGAACAAGTCATGCCTTCAAATTATTCAatcatttcatttatttaatgggatttatcattttatgccgTTATTTTGCTTTTCCACAAAATAAGTAGAGATCCCATATCCTTCTTTCACTTGGTTGATAAAGTTTCTAGTTTAATAGCTAATGTTTcgttaatttttttaacataTTACATTTATAAATGGAGCATATTGTTAGTTTAAATTGAATCTAAATATACAATTTTTTGTCTGAACATTTTATTAGTTGGGTTTATCCTTTCTTTCTGTACCCTGCCCTTAGGTTTGTGTCTCAGCCATTTTGAAGTTCAAAATCTTGTCACATATTTGCTAAACTATACAAAGTTTTTTTGTGTTAATTTCTTGTAGCAAGATAAATGCTAGTATTATTGATCCATAGAAGCAGAACTCAGAAAATTGGCAGCTCTCAGTAAAACAGtgatcaaaattcaaacatactTGGCATGTGGTTACATATatctatattaattatattcCCATACATATACAACTCCACCTCAtctttcttgcataatgccccattcctaaatgcagtacacagGAGCTTTGACAGGGCGATAAACGAAAGGTCTCACAGCATGAGAATAGCCAGAGGGGTGTTCGTAGCTGAACTTGACACCCGTACTTCCATCTCCCAGATGCGTGCAGTGGTTGTGGAAGCTGCTGATCGGCCTCGCTAGACAGGCATCCCAACGCGCACTCTCTGGCATCGTCTCAGCTACTGTGTATATCCCATTTGAATCCGTGAAAGCCTGGTAGTTTAGGACTTCCCCTGACTTTGTTACGCAGAGCACTGCCACCTCAGCACCTGCGCAAGAATCGGAAAACCAAGGATATCATGAACTAAGTAAAAAGAAGCAATGCATTTTATTATCCAGCTATACCAGGTTGCAGATTGAACTTGGGGTAAGCAATTGAAACAAAATGAAAACATGCGTGCTAATTGAAATAAATCGTGCATATCAGCaaagacaaaataaaaactCTCTGTTCTTATAGACCAAGTTCATCTAGGATCTTTCATACAGTTAAAATCCTTTGACAGAAGATGTGGGATGGTGTGAAGAAGTGTTGGCTGCAGAAGGTGCTGGATTGAAGCTAAGAGGAGAGTCTACTCGCTTAGGTCTGTTGATGAGCTGATCCATGCTTTGGTGGTGACACAGGGGCACGAGCTTGATACTGAGGAGCATGGTGAGAAACTAGCAGTGGTGTTTGGTTTGACTAATTGAAGTAGAGGAGTGAGCATAAGGATATAAGCAAGAAGGGCGGACAAAATGAGATTCGTGAAGTTATCAGGACAATCCAACATTGCAGGTTCAGTCTATGCATCCAATCTGAACAAAAGCAGTTCCATCAATATTCTCAAAGAATCACATTGGAAGGGGGTAAGATAGCTGAATCAATCATTAAGTCATGAACTACTAATATAGTACATGATTCACCCCCAATTACTAGATTAGTCCTCAAAACAGTCACTAACAAAGGGATTTCAATTTCAACAACTATGCATCCGAACCATCAACAAACCATTCTCTACACAGCCAAACGagtttacattaaaaaaactaaCCATATAATTTTATCTCACACCAAAACTAGATCATAGAGAATCACAGTTACAAGATTTATAATTGAACATAACCCctaaattttcttataaaatcaaCTAACAACACTAGCTCGGTGACAAATTCACAAGatcaaaacaagaaaaataaatgagaTTTCCAGCTAAAACGCATTACAAGTCAATACCCAATGAGAAAGGGCGGGTGGTGGGTCTTGCCTGCTAAAACGTGATCTTCGGGGCCGATGGAGGAGTCGGCGCACACGTCGCACACCACCCTGCCGTGGATTTCACCGGTCCATGAAGTCACTCCTTCTGCCATCAAAATCGCCATTAAAACCACCACAGTCAAAAGCTTGGACTCCATTTGGGAAATTTCAGGGGCAAGAGCCCGTTGCCGACAAAAACAACAGTAATCTATCTGATTTCGCTGCCTATATATAGCAAAAAATGATCCAGTCAAATAAATTAAGCACGCCTAATTTAGTATACGAATGATTGGATTTGGGTAATGAAAATTTATCAAACCAGACCCAAGTTATTGTTTTTAGGGTTAAATGGGCCTAGCTACTTGAGTTGAAATGAACGATAACCATCGGCCCAACGTTAATGTTATAGCTTGAAAATCATTTTACTCA
It contains:
- the LOC121786585 gene encoding uncharacterized protein LOC121786585, which codes for MESKLLTVVVLMAILMAEGVTSWTGEIHGRVVCDVCADSSIGPEDHVLAGAEVAVLCVTKSGEVLNYQAFTDSNGIYTVAETMPESARWDACLARPISSFHNHCTHLGDGSTGVKFSYEHPSGYSHAVRPFVYRPVKAPVYCI